The genomic interval AGGCGGAGGCACAGTCCGCGCGTCGAATCTTGGAAGTGGGATGCGGCACCGGGGCGCTCCTCGCGACGATTGCCTCTTCGGCGACTCTTCACGGCGTAGACATCGATCCTCACGCGCTCGCGCAATGCCGGGTGAATGCCGCGAACGCGATTCTCACGCGCGGCGACGGGCTTGCCCTCCCCTATTCAAACGGATCGTTCGATCTTGTCTTTTGCCATTATTTTTTATTGTGGGTGAATGATCCATTGCAAGCCGTCCGCGAAATGAAGCGCGTGACGCGCCCCGGCGGACACGTCCTTGCGCTGGCGGAACCGGATTATTTTTCCCGGGTGGATGCGCCGGACGAGTTGAAGCCTCTCGGCGCGTGGCAGGTCGAATCGCTGAAACGGCAGGGAGCCGATCCCGGCTTCGGCGCGCGGCTGGCAGAGACGTTTTTCGAGGCGGGGATAAAACTCGAAGAAACGGGACCCATTCAACCCGTCGAAAAAGAAGCGGATGTTGAGGCGTTGGAAATGGAATGGGCGGTGATCGAATCCGATTTGGCGGGGATGGTCGAGGAGGAGGAAATCCAAAAAATGAGATTGTTGGATACGCAGGCGCGGAAAAGCGGCGAGCGCGTTTTGCGAGTGCCTACGTATTTTGCGTGGGGGCGGGTTACGCATTGATGCCGCTGAGACACGGAGACGCAGAGAAGAGCAATTAAAAAACTCCGTGACTCAGTGTCTCCGTGGTTAAAAATGAAGTGGGGGAATTGCTAGGTTTAATTGTTAACCTGCAACAACTGCATCATGATCTTTGTTTAACTTCGCTCGCATAATATTGATAGAGCAACCATACCGACGCCGCGCCGAGCAAATGCCAAAGGGCGTGTCCTTGCATGAGGCTGGTCTCGAAGCAAACGATGCGGGTGTTATCGAGAATCCAAATCACGTAGGCAACGGCGAGCAGGGTGATTCCGAGGCGTAATTTTTTTGTAGCGATGATCGGCGTTTGTTGTTTCAGGTACCGCGCTTCAAAGAACAAGGCGATGATGAGCGCGAGGGCAAAGACGAACCGTCTCGTATCGGGCAGGGAAATTTGTAACAGGCTGAGAAAAAGGACGATGGTAAGATACAGCCCAACAGTCGCGGCGAAGCGCAAACCCCAAATCCGCTCGAAGGCGTAGACGAGCATGAGCGTTGCGAGCATGAACATTCCCAGCACGTCGAAGAATTGACCGGTGAAGGTGAGCGAGGCGTGATAGAACGCGCTGCCAATGCCGATGACGAGACTCGACGCGCCGAAGATAACGGCATGACCGCGCGAGAAGCGCCGCGCGTTTTTCGACGATGTTAACGCCAACGCTCCGCTGAAGATATATCCCAATGAGGAGATCGTGTTCGCCGTCTGGCGGATCGGGCTGTTTTGATTCGGTCTTTCGCAGAAGCAACCATGTTGCAGGCAGGTGGCGGGGCGCCAATCTGCCCACGTGGAGGCGGGCAGGCTCATCAACACACCAAGCGTTATGGCGGAGATGAGCAGGGCGATCAGAAGAGGCAGCGCGTGTTTCACTACGCCTGAGTATACATGCGCAAACGCCTTCAATTTCTTCCTGTGTAGGCGTCACGCAGTTGGCGGGCAGTTGTATTGCCGCCGCAGTGCAACTACGGCGCAACAGGTAGGGTATTCGCATTAGAAAATCTCGAGGCTCAAAACACGGTGTTTTGCCTTCGAATCCGCTAATCCTTCGACAGGCTCAGGACAAGTCTTCGCCAATCTGCGCGAATTTTTCCGAGAAAGATTAGCGTGAATTCGTGAGGATTAGCGGACAAAAAATCCAAATGCGATTGCCTAGCGCAACAGGTTCAACTGCGTAAGTCCTGCTGTGTTAAACTTAACCCATGGAAATCTGTTATTTGCTCGCCTTCCCCGATTCAGACGACGGCAAAACGCGACCGACCGAACAATTCAAAGGGCTGATCAAAGACGCGCCGTATTTT from Candidatus Defluviilinea gracilis carries:
- a CDS encoding class I SAM-dependent methyltransferase yields the protein MDWHTRYLQQAGWTRDLRVYLFAKAEAQSARRILEVGCGTGALLATIASSATLHGVDIDPHALAQCRVNAANAILTRGDGLALPYSNGSFDLVFCHYFLLWVNDPLQAVREMKRVTRPGGHVLALAEPDYFSRVDAPDELKPLGAWQVESLKRQGADPGFGARLAETFFEAGIKLEETGPIQPVEKEADVEALEMEWAVIESDLAGMVEEEEIQKMRLLDTQARKSGERVLRVPTYFAWGRVTH
- a CDS encoding ceramidase domain-containing protein, with the translated sequence MKHALPLLIALLISAITLGVLMSLPASTWADWRPATCLQHGCFCERPNQNSPIRQTANTISSLGYIFSGALALTSSKNARRFSRGHAVIFGASSLVIGIGSAFYHASLTFTGQFFDVLGMFMLATLMLVYAFERIWGLRFAATVGLYLTIVLFLSLLQISLPDTRRFVFALALIIALFFEARYLKQQTPIIATKKLRLGITLLAVAYVIWILDNTRIVCFETSLMQGHALWHLLGAASVWLLYQYYASEVKQRS